In Quercus lobata isolate SW786 chromosome 12, ValleyOak3.0 Primary Assembly, whole genome shotgun sequence, a genomic segment contains:
- the LOC115971615 gene encoding cytochrome P450 86A22, with protein sequence MEMSTVLMVLTAIAAYLIWFRIITRFLSGPRVWPLLGSLPGLIHHSSRMHDWITDNLRTCGGTYQTCITAIPFLARKQGLVTVTCDPKNLEHILKNRFDNYPKGPTWQAAFHDLLGDGIFNSDGDTWLFQRKTAALEFTTRTLRQAMARWVSRAIKLRFCPILETAQLEGKPVDFQDLLLRLTFDNICGLTFGKDPQTLSPDMPENGFALAFDRATEATLQRVILPEVVWKLRKTLGLGMETSMTRSLGHIDKYLTDIIETRKKELQSQQQGGSGIPHDDLLSRFMKKKESYSEEFLQHVMLNFILAGRDTSSVALSWFFWLVIQNPKVEEKIITEICTVLMETRGNDTSKWVQEPLVFEEVDRLMYLKAALSETLRLYPSVPEDSKHVVADDILPSGAFVPKGSSITYSIYSIGRMKFIWGDDCLEFKPERWLSLDGSKFEVHDSYRFVAFNAGPRICLGKDLAYLQMKSIAAAVLLRHRLMVVPGHRVEQKMSLTLFMKYGLKVNVLPRDLKPILEKVYIGDTRGKTGLTNGGAEMVA encoded by the coding sequence ATGGAGATGTCAACGGTGTTAATGGTCTTAACAGCAATTGCGGCGTATTTAATTTGGTTCAGAATAATCACTCGGTTTCTGAGTGGTCCACGTGTCTGGCCTCTATTGGGAAGCTTGCCTGGTCTCATACATCACTCAAGTCGCATGCATGACTGGATCACAGACAACCTTCGCACGTGCGGCGGCACGTACCAGACCTGCATCACTGCAATCCCATTTCTAGCTCGGAAGCAAGGCCTCGTGACTGTCACGTGCGACCCCAAGAACCTGGAGCACATCTTGAAGAACAGGTTTGATAATTACCCCAAGGGTCCCACGTGGCAAGCCGCGTTTCATGATTTGCTCGGTGATGGGATCTTCAACTCTGATGGCGACACGTGGCTGTTCCAGCGTAAGACAGCCGCACTGGAATTCACCACCAGGACTTTGCGACAAGCCATGGCTAGGTGGGTGAGCCGAGCAATTAAGCTTAGGTTCTGTCCAATTCTGGAGACCGCTCAGCTTGAAGGGAAGCCGGTTGACTTTCAAGACCTTTTGCTTCGGCTCACTTTTGATAACATTTGTGGTTTGACTTTTGGTAAGGACCCACAAACTCTATCTCCTGACATGCCCGAAAATGGCTTTGCTTTGGCTTTTGACAGAGCCACTGAAGCCACTTTGCAGCGTGTTATTTTGCCTGAAGTTGTATGGAAGTTGAGGAAAACGCTTGGGCTCGGAATGGAAACCAGCATGACCAGAAGCCTTGGACACATAGATAAATACTTGACCGATATCATCGAGACGCGTAAGAAGGAGTTGCAGAGTCAGCAACAAGGTGGCAGTGGGATCCCACATGATGACTTACTCTCAAGGTTCATGAAGAAAAAGGAGTCTTACTCAGAAGAATTCCTACAGCACGTGATGCTCAACTTCATCCTAGCTGGACGAGACACGTCATCGGTCGCGCTGAGCTGGTTCTTCTGGTTGGTCATTCAAAACCCAAAGGTGGAAGAGAAAATCATCACTGAAATCTGCACCGTCCTGATGGAGACACGTGGCAATGACACCTCCAAGTGGGTGCAAGAGCCCCTGGTGTTTGAAGAGGTTGACCGATTGATGTACCTTAAGGCAGCATTGTCCGAGACCCTTAGATTGTACCCATCTGTGCCTGAGGACTCAAAGCATGTAGTTGCTGATGACATTTTGCCAAGTGGGGCTTTTGTTCCCAAAGGGTCGTCAATCACATATTCAATTTACTCAATTGGTCGCATGAAATTCATTTGGGGGGATGATTGCTTAGAATTCAAGCCTGAGCGATGGTTATCCTTAGATGGGTCAAAATTTGAGGTACATGATTCTTATAGGTTTGTTGCATTTAATGCTGGTCCAAGAATTTGTTTAGGGAAAGACTTAGCTTATTTGCAAATGAAGTCAATTGCGGCGGCGGTGTTGTTGCGCCACCGCCTGATGGTGGTGCCTGGCCACCGTGTGGAGCAAAAGATGTCATTGACATTGTTCATGAAGTATGGTCTCAAGGTTAATGTGCTCCCAAGGGACTTGAAGCCTATCTTGGAAAAGGTTTATATTGGTGACACACGCGGTAAAACGGGTCTCACAAATGGTGGGGCTGAAATGGTGGCTTGA